A genomic stretch from Sulfurimonas sediminis includes:
- a CDS encoding P-II family nitrogen regulator, whose product MKKIEVIIESVYIKRLLKVFKKHKIGGYTVIKDVEGYGGHGFQTADDVSDVLSNILVFSVCKKELLENMQKDLKKFLETYGGKCIVSDATLL is encoded by the coding sequence ATGAAAAAAATCGAAGTCATCATTGAGTCTGTTTATATAAAGAGACTCTTGAAAGTTTTTAAAAAGCATAAGATAGGCGGGTATACTGTCATCAAAGATGTAGAAGGCTATGGGGGTCACGGTTTTCAGACAGCAGATGATGTCTCGGATGTACTGAGCAATATTCTGGTCTTTAGTGTTTGTAAAAAAGAACTGTTGGAGAACATGCAAAAAGATCTTAAAAAGTTTTTGGAGACATACGGGGGAAAATGTATTGTCAGTGATGCTACATTACTGTAG
- a CDS encoding NgoPII family restriction endonuclease translates to MSNVLKAFLNIVTNYQTNIQNITDGNNRMNNMGEGLEAYIKNIFADTINEVDETKKLEKISKTFSYTGNKTNPPDMMLWNGDAIEVKKIESASTSLQLNSSHPKSKLLNTNTKINQTCRECEKWTEKDLIYTIGYVKSKKLNSLWMVYGDCYAADEETYQKVEDEITTSINYLDDLEINHETNELSGIKNVDPLNITYLRVRGMWIIENPNKVYEYIYQYDKNLNFQLVCLMKKSKYNSFPKEDIKKIESNDNINISDVKIKNPNNPANLIDAKLLVFKV, encoded by the coding sequence ATGTCTAATGTTTTAAAAGCATTTTTAAACATTGTTACAAACTATCAAACTAATATTCAAAATATTACAGATGGCAATAACAGAATGAATAACATGGGAGAAGGGTTAGAAGCTTATATTAAAAATATTTTTGCTGATACTATTAATGAAGTAGATGAAACTAAAAAACTTGAGAAAATAAGTAAAACATTTTCATATACTGGAAATAAAACAAATCCACCAGATATGATGCTATGGAATGGTGATGCAATAGAAGTCAAAAAAATTGAATCAGCAAGTACAAGCTTACAATTAAATAGTTCACATCCAAAATCTAAACTTTTAAATACTAATACAAAGATTAATCAAACTTGTAGAGAATGTGAAAAATGGACTGAAAAAGATTTAATTTATACAATTGGATATGTAAAATCAAAAAAACTAAATTCGTTATGGATGGTGTATGGAGATTGTTATGCAGCAGATGAAGAAACTTATCAGAAAGTTGAAGATGAAATAACAACATCTATAAACTATCTTGATGATTTGGAAATAAATCACGAAACTAATGAGTTGAGTGGAATTAAAAATGTAGATCCTTTAAACATAACATATCTAAGAGTAAGAGGTATGTGGATTATAGAAAACCCAAATAAGGTCTATGAATATATTTATCAATATGATAAGAATTTAAATTTTCAGTTAGTATGTTTAATGAAAAAATCCAAATATAACTCTTTTCCAAAAGAGGATATTAAAAAAATAGAGAGTAATGATAATATAAATATTAGTGATGTAAAAATAAAAAATCCAAATAATCCTGCAAACTTAATTGATGCAAAACTTTTAGTTTTCAAGGTTTAA
- a CDS encoding DNA cytosine methyltransferase: MNIISLFSGAGGLDLGFEKAGFKTIWANEYDKEIWETFEKNFPDAILDRRSISKISSDEIPETLGLIGGPPCQSWSEAGKSRGIDDHRGQLFFEFIRVLRDKKPLFFLAENVSGMLASRHSEALENIKNHFIDSGYNLSFKLLNAHDYKVPQDRKRVFFIGFRKDLNITFEFPKPFSKKRFLKDVIFDLKDNVLPAKDKNYTNGDDCKIGNHEFMTGGFSSMFMSRNRVRSWDEPSFTIQAGGRHAPLHPQAPKMQFVEQNKRIFVPHSEHLYRRLSIRECARIQTFPDSHKFYYKNLSAGYKMVGNAVPPYLAYYLAKEIQKQLLSIYPNKSLEIISEPISQNSNINDISYIPDISKSAKQTVHL; encoded by the coding sequence ATGAATATAATATCTTTATTCTCTGGTGCAGGTGGATTAGATTTAGGGTTTGAAAAAGCAGGTTTTAAAACTATATGGGCAAATGAATATGATAAAGAGATTTGGGAAACATTTGAAAAAAATTTTCCAGATGCTATTCTAGATAGAAGAAGTATCTCAAAAATTTCGTCAGATGAAATTCCTGAAACTTTAGGACTTATTGGTGGTCCTCCATGTCAAAGTTGGAGCGAAGCAGGAAAATCAAGAGGTATTGACGACCATAGAGGACAACTATTTTTTGAATTCATAAGAGTTCTAAGAGATAAAAAACCTCTGTTCTTCTTGGCTGAAAATGTTTCTGGTATGTTGGCAAGTCGCCATAGTGAAGCACTAGAAAATATTAAAAATCATTTTATTGATAGTGGATATAATTTATCATTCAAGCTTTTAAATGCTCATGACTATAAAGTACCACAAGATAGAAAAAGAGTATTTTTCATTGGATTTAGAAAAGATTTAAATATCACCTTTGAATTCCCAAAACCATTTTCAAAAAAAAGATTTTTAAAAGATGTAATTTTTGATTTAAAAGATAATGTTTTACCTGCGAAAGATAAAAATTATACAAATGGTGATGACTGTAAGATAGGAAACCATGAATTTATGACTGGTGGTTTTTCGTCAATGTTTATGTCAAGAAATAGAGTCAGAAGTTGGGATGAACCATCATTTACGATACAAGCAGGTGGAAGACATGCTCCACTTCATCCGCAAGCTCCTAAAATGCAGTTTGTGGAGCAAAATAAAAGAATATTTGTTCCTCATAGTGAACATTTATATAGAAGACTTAGCATTAGAGAATGTGCTAGAATTCAAACATTCCCAGATAGTCATAAATTTTATTATAAAAATTTAAGTGCAGGTTATAAAATGGTAGGAAATGCTGTACCACCATATTTGGCATATTATTTGGCAAAAGAAATACAAAAACAACTATTAAGCATATATCCTAACAAATCCTTGGAAATAATAAGTGAACCTATCTCTCAAAATTCAAATATTAATGACATATCATATATTCCTGATATATCAAAAAGTGCTAAGCAAACGGTTCACTTATAG
- a CDS encoding type II toxin-antitoxin system RelE family toxin: MFKIIVPKATFKELEKIDTQNQKLIFEKIKDLELGNFATDKALKGKHKGKFRKKAGNYRIVYLKENDILVITLIRIAHRKEVY, encoded by the coding sequence ATGTTTAAAATTATTGTTCCCAAAGCTACTTTTAAAGAATTAGAAAAAATTGATACACAAAATCAAAAACTTATTTTTGAGAAAATCAAAGATTTAGAGCTGGGAAACTTCGCAACAGACAAGGCTTTAAAAGGTAAACATAAAGGCAAGTTTAGAAAAAAAGCTGGAAACTATAGGATTGTATATTTAAAAGAAAATGACATTTTAGTTATCACTCTCATTAGAATTGCTCATAGAAAAGAAGTTTACTAA
- a CDS encoding NADP-dependent isocitrate dehydrogenase translates to MAKRTITVARGDGIGPEIMDASIRILDAAGADVEWEHIDVGEKVYLAGNTSGIAAEAWESIKRNKVLFKAPITTPQGGGYKSLNVTIRKTLGLYANVRPAISYDPFIPSRYPGMNVVTIRENEEDLYAGIEHQQTPEVTQCLKIITRPGCEKICQYAFEYAKAYGRKRITCMIKDNIMKITDGLFVKVFYETAKNYPEIQADDWIIDIGMAKLVDAPEDFDMVLMPNLYGDVATDILGLMTGSVGIAPGANVGADIAMYEAIHGSAPRHAGKNKANPSGLLLSGVMMMVQIGQPEVAEKVHNAWLKTIEDGIVTYDLARKLKAQGKEHTEVGTKEFADAVIERLGQEPSTLTPVRYDKAIQIKKPVLSNVRSEKMDLIGVDIFTRDDCDANTIGDKLVELAKDTGMALKMISNRGQKVYPNGHPETFLTDHWRCRYYAKNQGDILSNSDITDMMNRIDAAGIEVIKTENLYMINGERAYSLGQGE, encoded by the coding sequence ATGGCAAAAAGAACTATTACAGTAGCACGCGGAGACGGAATCGGTCCGGAGATTATGGATGCGAGTATCAGAATACTTGATGCTGCAGGTGCAGATGTAGAGTGGGAACACATTGATGTTGGAGAAAAAGTATACCTTGCAGGGAATACTTCTGGAATTGCTGCTGAAGCATGGGAATCTATAAAAAGAAACAAAGTTCTTTTTAAAGCACCAATTACAACACCTCAAGGCGGTGGATATAAAAGTTTAAATGTAACTATCCGTAAAACATTAGGTTTATATGCAAATGTTCGTCCGGCTATATCATATGATCCGTTCATTCCTTCAAGATACCCAGGTATGAATGTAGTTACTATTCGTGAAAATGAAGAAGATTTATATGCAGGAATAGAGCACCAACAAACACCTGAAGTAACACAGTGTCTTAAAATTATCACAAGACCGGGTTGTGAAAAAATATGCCAGTACGCCTTTGAATATGCCAAAGCATACGGAAGAAAACGAATTACATGTATGATAAAAGACAACATCATGAAAATAACAGATGGTCTTTTTGTAAAAGTATTCTACGAAACTGCTAAAAACTACCCAGAAATTCAAGCTGATGACTGGATTATAGACATCGGTATGGCAAAACTTGTAGATGCTCCTGAAGATTTTGATATGGTATTAATGCCTAACCTTTATGGAGATGTTGCGACTGACATTCTTGGACTCATGACAGGTTCTGTTGGAATTGCTCCAGGTGCAAATGTTGGTGCAGATATCGCAATGTATGAAGCAATTCACGGTTCTGCACCTCGTCATGCTGGTAAAAACAAAGCAAACCCATCAGGTCTTTTACTCTCTGGTGTTATGATGATGGTTCAGATTGGTCAGCCTGAAGTAGCTGAAAAAGTTCACAATGCTTGGTTGAAAACAATTGAAGATGGCATCGTAACATATGACCTTGCTAGAAAACTTAAAGCACAAGGCAAAGAGCATACAGAAGTAGGAACAAAAGAGTTTGCTGATGCTGTTATTGAAAGACTAGGACAAGAGCCATCAACACTTACTCCTGTAAGATATGACAAAGCAATTCAGATCAAAAAACCTGTTCTTTCAAATGTAAGAAGCGAAAAAATGGATCTTATCGGTGTGGATATCTTTACAAGAGATGACTGTGATGCAAATACTATCGGTGACAAACTGGTTGAATTAGCAAAAGATACAGGTATGGCACTCAAAATGATCTCTAACCGTGGTCAAAAAGTTTATCCAAATGGTCACCCTGAAACATTCTTAACAGATCACTGGAGATGTAGATACTATGCTAAAAACCAAGGAGATATTTTAAGCAATAGTGACATCACAGATATGATGAATAGAATAGATGCAGCAGGAATAGAGGTTATCAAAACAGAAAATCTTTATATGATTAACGGAGAGCGTGCATACTCTTTAGGTCAAGGTGAATAA
- a CDS encoding AraC family transcriptional regulator: MKRETLNKKTQISNDILFYIYTNIDTDINMDELAQQFNISKVYMHKIYKEVFGRNIYESIKSIRLQKASSLLLTNKYSTITQIAALCGYSSQTSFIRVFKKRFSMTPTAWKKGGHKAYSQTILAESKKAIASNATYNNIEATIVNMPQIEVYYMRHNGYNDQIRQTWQKVQTWTYSNNIKDYEHIALFHDNPTVTHLEECQYVACIKVNDKNKIDYERLPKLNIAKGVYAKFDITGADGDFLHFLYWVYTEWLPNSEYETTTQPPYAIYKKNKYLSDDNHFDLSFYLSIKF, encoded by the coding sequence ATGAAGCGAGAAACACTCAATAAAAAAACGCAAATATCCAACGATATACTCTTCTATATATATACAAATATTGATACCGACATCAATATGGATGAGTTGGCTCAGCAGTTTAACATCAGCAAAGTCTATATGCACAAAATTTACAAAGAGGTTTTTGGAAGAAATATTTATGAAAGCATCAAATCTATCCGACTGCAAAAAGCCTCTTCTTTGCTGCTGACAAACAAATATTCCACTATCACCCAGATAGCCGCTTTATGCGGATACAGCTCACAGACCTCTTTCATCCGTGTTTTTAAAAAGAGATTTTCCATGACCCCTACGGCATGGAAAAAAGGCGGGCATAAAGCATACTCTCAGACAATTCTTGCAGAATCAAAAAAAGCTATCGCCTCCAATGCCACCTATAACAACATTGAAGCGACTATAGTCAATATGCCCCAAATCGAAGTTTATTATATGCGACATAACGGATACAATGATCAAATCAGACAGACCTGGCAAAAAGTGCAAACATGGACCTACAGTAACAACATTAAAGATTACGAGCATATCGCCCTTTTTCACGACAACCCTACCGTCACCCATCTCGAGGAGTGCCAATATGTTGCTTGTATAAAAGTCAATGATAAAAATAAAATTGATTATGAAAGACTTCCAAAACTCAATATTGCAAAAGGTGTTTATGCCAAATTTGATATAACCGGTGCCGATGGAGATTTTTTACATTTTTTATACTGGGTTTATACCGAATGGCTTCCAAACAGTGAATACGAAACAACTACCCAACCACCCTACGCCATCTACAAAAAGAACAAATATCTCTCAGACGACAATCATTTTGATTTAAGCTTTTACCTCTCAATCAAGTTTTAG
- a CDS encoding aminotransferase class I/II-fold pyridoxal phosphate-dependent enzyme → MKHGANIYKYAKRLGCSSDEIIDFSSNINLYQPQTALHVNNATLTKYAESGYKALKKIIADRYALKKSQIALYNGATAAIYALLDSLKEKNVLLYAPLYGEYEKAALRSKKDIYKINRIENLDAPVKKKSIVIFVNPATPEGSFYEIEALFGEWKKQKCTIILDESFLEFEGHPSFRMMIQEYKKLYIVQSFSKFYSCAGVRIGAVFSHKKNIKKLQPPLWNISSLDVEFLKERLQDAAFKNESLALHVRQKQELLTILKSCGLFEQIVQSDANFILVHSPKAKEIFTHLLTHKILVRTCGSFDYLTDEWLRFAVKDSSSHAALNYALTTYNGETNETHT, encoded by the coding sequence ATGAAACATGGTGCGAACATATATAAGTATGCAAAACGACTCGGGTGCAGCAGTGATGAGATTATTGATTTTTCATCAAATATCAATCTTTACCAACCCCAGACTGCATTACATGTCAACAATGCCACTCTTACCAAATATGCTGAGAGTGGCTACAAAGCACTGAAAAAAATCATTGCAGACAGATATGCTTTGAAAAAATCACAGATTGCGCTTTATAACGGGGCTACCGCTGCTATTTATGCGCTTCTTGATTCCCTAAAAGAAAAAAATGTCCTGCTTTATGCGCCGCTCTACGGAGAGTATGAAAAAGCGGCTTTGCGAAGTAAAAAAGATATTTACAAAATCAACCGAATTGAAAATCTAGATGCTCCGGTAAAGAAAAAATCCATCGTGATTTTTGTCAATCCTGCTACACCTGAGGGAAGTTTTTATGAGATTGAAGCACTTTTTGGGGAGTGGAAAAAGCAAAAGTGCACTATTATTTTAGATGAGAGTTTTTTGGAGTTTGAAGGGCACCCTTCTTTTCGCATGATGATACAAGAGTATAAAAAGCTCTATATCGTTCAGTCGTTTTCCAAGTTTTACAGCTGTGCGGGAGTGCGGATAGGGGCTGTTTTTTCACACAAAAAAAATATCAAAAAACTGCAGCCTCCACTTTGGAATATATCTTCGCTTGATGTGGAGTTTTTGAAAGAACGCCTCCAGGATGCAGCCTTTAAAAACGAAAGCTTAGCCTTACATGTACGCCAAAAACAGGAACTGCTTACAATTTTAAAAAGTTGTGGACTGTTTGAACAAATTGTTCAAAGTGATGCGAACTTCATCTTGGTACATTCACCAAAAGCCAAGGAAATATTTACCCACCTGCTCACACATAAGATACTTGTGCGAACCTGCGGGAGTTTTGACTATCTTACAGACGAATGGCTCCGCTTTGCCGTCAAAGACAGCAGTTCACATGCAGCGCTTAACTACGCGCTTACAACTTACAATGGAGAAACAAATGAAACTCATACTTAG
- the cbiB gene encoding adenosylcobinamide-phosphate synthase CbiB: MIHNIFIALFAYLIDRKFGEFSFIKHPIIVIGEIITFFEKKFYKDSVTRGCLLVLFVLGIVSFFTLLLYLSLQLFNPFLNILISSFIASMFIAHKMLRDSVQNLLHVKNKKEAIAMLVSRDTKEMSESDVYKAAIETYAENLSDGVIAPIFYLLLFNLSGIVIYKAINTMDSMVGYRNEKYEKFGKCAAKLDDFANYIPSRLTALIIMLLAKQKNIFAFYEDGKKHESPNAGHPITAMALALHVQLGGDTSYFGKIKKKAHFGTGKEKIEKEDVQKALKLL, from the coding sequence ATGATACATAACATTTTCATCGCCCTCTTTGCCTACCTCATCGACAGAAAATTTGGGGAGTTCTCATTCATAAAACATCCGATAATTGTGATAGGCGAGATTATCACTTTTTTTGAAAAGAAGTTTTACAAAGACTCTGTAACACGCGGCTGTTTGTTAGTGCTATTTGTGTTGGGGATTGTTAGTTTTTTCACTCTTTTGCTTTATCTTTCTCTGCAGCTTTTCAACCCCTTTTTAAACATTCTCATCAGCTCTTTTATAGCATCTATGTTTATCGCCCATAAAATGCTACGAGACTCTGTACAAAATCTATTACATGTAAAGAACAAGAAAGAGGCGATTGCCATGCTAGTATCACGCGATACAAAAGAGATGAGTGAAAGTGATGTCTACAAAGCGGCGATTGAAACCTATGCTGAGAACCTGAGTGATGGTGTTATCGCCCCAATTTTTTATCTGTTGCTTTTTAATCTATCGGGAATTGTCATCTACAAAGCCATCAATACAATGGACTCCATGGTCGGCTACAGAAATGAAAAATATGAAAAATTTGGCAAATGTGCAGCAAAACTCGATGACTTTGCTAACTATATTCCATCGCGTCTTACTGCTCTTATCATCATGCTCCTTGCAAAACAAAAAAATATTTTTGCTTTTTATGAAGATGGCAAAAAGCATGAGAGTCCAAATGCAGGACATCCCATTACTGCCATGGCACTTGCCTTACATGTACAACTTGGCGGTGACACATCTTACTTTGGCAAAATAAAGAAAAAAGCCCATTTTGGCACGGGCAAAGAAAAAATAGAAAAAGAGGATGTCCAAAAAGCACTTAAACTTCTCTAA
- a CDS encoding ribbon-helix-helix protein, CopG family has product MKKAINIRMDETLLTDLDSYAKELERSRTYIIEKAVSTYFDTLDEMISDKRIDELKAGKTEVYSLEEVAQRLGLN; this is encoded by the coding sequence ATGAAGAAAGCTATAAATATTAGAATGGATGAAACTTTATTAACAGATTTGGACTCTTATGCTAAAGAACTTGAGCGTTCACGTACTTACATTATTGAGAAAGCAGTAAGTACATATTTTGATACACTTGATGAGATGATTTCAGACAAAAGGATAGATGAACTTAAAGCTGGAAAAACTGAAGTTTATTCTCTTGAAGAGGTTGCACAAAGACTTGGACTCAACTAA
- a CDS encoding thioredoxin fold domain-containing protein — protein sequence MKLILSMLLLALSLFGRADLDEYAQKMGFERDYYTALAKAKKAHRPLMLVVTKAECPWCDRLEDRTFTEHTVHTRLKKEVIVVLVYKNFDEGEYPAEKFPAPFSPRTFFIDPDTQKNLLIINGYVKPDNFLENLDKLNMLWQD from the coding sequence ATGAAACTCATACTTAGTATGCTATTGCTAGCCCTTAGCCTCTTCGGGCGCGCTGACTTGGACGAATATGCTCAGAAGATGGGCTTTGAGCGTGATTATTACACGGCACTTGCCAAGGCAAAAAAAGCGCATCGTCCGCTGATGCTTGTCGTCACCAAAGCCGAATGTCCCTGGTGTGACCGCCTTGAAGACCGTACATTTACCGAACATACAGTGCATACGCGCCTGAAAAAAGAGGTAATTGTTGTGCTTGTGTATAAAAACTTTGATGAGGGAGAGTATCCTGCTGAGAAATTTCCGGCACCTTTTAGCCCGCGTACGTTTTTTATAGACCCTGATACGCAAAAAAACCTGCTCATCATCAATGGTTATGTTAAACCGGATAATTTCCTTGAAAATCTTGACAAACTCAATATGCTGTGGCAAGACTAA
- a CDS encoding metallophosphoesterase encodes MSQISRRNFLKSAVVAGAMPLMASAQTDSKKTLKFIHVTDSHMDLSDSDSVEAMQLMADFINKNYKDLDFVLFGGDNFNNNAPKESDALKFKEIADTLHCPYYTVRGNKESFPSGDKQINLQEFKNMFCSAKELHVEGKDWLLETKGYNILGLDSCIENHNNGAYTQETIAFAQKVLKQNKPTVILNHHPYTNYWGGTEEKDIHKYVLNNTLEVQKRLFPYPNLILTLSGHKHIDSVKEIQGTKVVVTRGFVRPLDLDMYPMRYVELNGNTIHEKLIYTA; translated from the coding sequence ATGTCACAAATATCACGAAGAAACTTTTTAAAGAGTGCAGTAGTCGCCGGTGCGATGCCTTTAATGGCCTCCGCCCAAACAGATTCGAAAAAAACACTGAAGTTTATACATGTCACAGATTCGCATATGGATCTGAGTGACAGTGACAGTGTCGAAGCGATGCAGCTTATGGCTGACTTTATCAACAAAAACTACAAAGATTTGGACTTTGTGCTTTTTGGCGGAGACAACTTTAACAACAATGCGCCCAAAGAGAGTGACGCACTGAAATTTAAAGAGATTGCCGACACACTTCACTGTCCTTACTACACAGTCAGAGGAAACAAAGAGTCTTTTCCAAGCGGTGACAAACAAATCAATCTCCAAGAGTTCAAAAATATGTTCTGCAGTGCAAAAGAGTTACATGTAGAGGGAAAAGACTGGCTCCTGGAAACAAAAGGCTACAATATTTTAGGGCTTGACAGCTGTATAGAAAACCATAATAACGGAGCCTACACACAAGAAACAATAGCTTTTGCCCAAAAAGTTCTCAAACAGAACAAACCAACAGTGATACTCAATCACCATCCCTATACAAACTACTGGGGCGGCACAGAAGAAAAAGATATTCACAAGTACGTTTTAAATAATACACTAGAAGTGCAAAAAAGGCTCTTTCCATACCCTAACCTGATTTTAACACTCTCAGGGCACAAACATATTGACTCGGTCAAAGAGATACAGGGAACAAAGGTTGTCGTCACACGCGGTTTTGTCCGTCCTCTTGATCTGGACATGTACCCGATGCGATATGTTGAACTGAACGGAAACACAATTCACGAAAAACTTATTTATACAGCCTGA
- a CDS encoding sodium-dependent bicarbonate transport family permease — translation MNIDIILQNMLNPPVLFFFLGMLAIFLKSDLTIPQPLPKLFSLYLLIAIGLHGGHELSQSGLSTYIFKALLIAVGMSMLVPVYSFFILRMKIDVYNAIAIAATFGSISAVTFITGITYLDTIGVAHGGFMVASMALMESPAIVIGLVFAALFAKSSDAEDENTSIKEILREAFLNPSVFLLIGALAIGILTGDKGWHSMEPLFGTLFKGMLAFFLLDMGLVAARKIHELKKVGMFLIGFALIMPMVNASVAVAVAYFFGIEKGDAFLLALLSASASYIAVPAAMRLSVPEANPGIYLPLSLAVTFPFNISLGIPLYYYMITTFWG, via the coding sequence ATGAATATCGATATAATTCTACAAAACATGTTAAATCCGCCTGTGTTATTCTTTTTTTTGGGAATGCTAGCAATTTTTTTAAAATCTGATTTAACTATTCCTCAACCACTGCCTAAACTATTTTCACTTTACCTGCTTATAGCGATTGGATTACATGGTGGTCATGAACTTTCCCAAAGCGGACTCAGCACATACATCTTTAAAGCCCTGCTTATTGCAGTAGGTATGTCTATGCTTGTTCCGGTATACAGTTTTTTTATCTTAAGAATGAAAATAGATGTTTATAATGCCATAGCCATTGCTGCGACATTTGGTTCTATTAGTGCTGTTACTTTCATTACAGGAATTACCTATCTTGACACTATAGGTGTTGCGCATGGCGGATTTATGGTTGCTTCTATGGCACTTATGGAATCGCCGGCTATTGTTATCGGTCTGGTTTTTGCAGCACTCTTTGCCAAAAGTTCTGACGCAGAAGATGAAAATACCAGTATAAAAGAGATTTTACGAGAAGCTTTTTTAAACCCTTCTGTATTTTTACTTATAGGCGCGCTTGCCATTGGGATATTGACAGGAGACAAAGGATGGCACTCTATGGAGCCGCTTTTTGGAACGCTCTTTAAAGGGATGCTTGCATTTTTCCTTCTTGACATGGGTCTTGTTGCAGCAAGAAAAATTCATGAACTGAAAAAAGTGGGAATGTTTTTGATAGGATTTGCACTCATTATGCCGATGGTCAATGCCTCTGTAGCTGTAGCGGTAGCCTATTTCTTCGGAATTGAAAAAGGGGATGCTTTTCTTTTGGCACTACTCAGTGCGAGTGCCTCTTATATCGCCGTTCCGGCAGCTATGAGACTCTCTGTACCTGAAGCAAATCCGGGAATCTATCTACCGTTAAGTCTGGCAGTTACCTTCCCATTCAATATTTCCTTAGGTATACCGTTGTATTATTATATGATAACAACATTTTGGGGGTAA
- a CDS encoding cobyric acid synthase: MHSLSIFGTSSDAGKSTLSFALTYLLHHRGVHVAPFKAQNVSNNSLVTDIDNGEIAIPQAFAAEAIGLKTTPLFNPILLKSGGASRAHMIINGKSVGDTDVWSYYKDMKRLKPIVKEAFTALQKEYDCIIAEGAGSPVELNLMDKDLSNIYVAQEFQTKIVLVADIQRGGVFASIYGVYKLLPKQLRKNVIGVIVNKFQGDMSLFDAGVQILERDFGIKVLGVVPFRPFNLGFEDSASLMGYTQETSHSIIKVGVIKLPHISNFTDFEPLVVDAEIELNFITSVSESKHYDLLIIPGSKRVVDDLLWLKKRGFGAIFSDKKRHIIAICGGYEMLFEQILDPEHIESEKEITQGFGRFKGDVVFQKEKIVQKGCYNLQGVMVEGYEIHNAVAKKRAKKKKNLYGTFVHGLFESDAFRYKVFHRLNKKYKGYNFKAFKKDAIADFAEHIALHVNIDAIQKALHDT, from the coding sequence ATGCACTCTTTGAGCATCTTCGGTACAAGTAGTGATGCAGGTAAATCTACGCTTAGCTTTGCCTTGACTTATCTTTTACACCACAGAGGGGTTCATGTTGCCCCTTTTAAAGCACAAAATGTTTCCAACAACTCGCTTGTAACCGACATCGACAACGGAGAAATAGCTATTCCTCAAGCCTTTGCCGCTGAGGCGATTGGACTCAAAACAACCCCGCTTTTTAATCCCATACTCTTAAAATCAGGCGGAGCAAGCAGAGCCCACATGATTATCAATGGCAAAAGTGTCGGCGATACCGATGTTTGGAGCTACTACAAAGATATGAAACGACTCAAACCCATCGTCAAAGAGGCATTTACTGCCCTGCAAAAAGAGTATGACTGCATCATCGCCGAGGGAGCAGGCAGTCCGGTTGAACTCAATCTCATGGACAAAGACCTCTCAAATATCTATGTAGCACAAGAGTTTCAGACAAAAATAGTGCTTGTCGCAGACATTCAAAGAGGTGGTGTTTTTGCCTCCATTTATGGAGTTTACAAGCTTTTACCAAAACAGCTTCGTAAAAATGTTATCGGTGTTATTGTCAATAAATTTCAAGGAGATATGTCCTTGTTTGATGCAGGAGTTCAAATCCTTGAGAGAGATTTTGGCATCAAAGTTTTAGGTGTTGTTCCCTTTCGTCCTTTTAATCTCGGCTTTGAAGACTCTGCTTCGTTGATGGGCTACACACAGGAGACTTCTCACTCCATCATAAAAGTCGGCGTTATCAAACTCCCGCACATCAGTAACTTTACCGACTTTGAGCCTCTTGTTGTAGATGCAGAAATTGAGCTGAACTTTATCACTAGTGTAAGTGAATCCAAACATTATGACCTGCTTATCATTCCCGGAAGCAAGCGGGTAGTTGATGACTTGCTTTGGCTGAAAAAACGCGGCTTTGGAGCTATTTTCAGCGATAAAAAAAGACATATCATAGCAATTTGTGGAGGTTATGAGATGCTGTTTGAACAGATTCTTGACCCCGAACATATAGAATCAGAAAAAGAGATTACACAGGGGTTTGGACGCTTCAAAGGAGATGTTGTTTTTCAAAAAGAAAAAATTGTACAAAAGGGATGTTATAACCTCCAAGGCGTTATGGTGGAGGGGTATGAGATACACAACGCTGTTGCAAAAAAGCGTGCCAAAAAAAAGAAAAACCTCTACGGTACTTTTGTTCACGGGCTTTTTGAGAGTGATGCCTTTCGCTATAAAGTCTTTCACAGACTCAACAAAAAGTACAAAGGCTACAATTTTAAAGCATTTAAAAAAGATGCTATTGCCGACTTTGCCGAGCATATCGCTTTACATGTAAACATAGACGCTATCCAAAAAGCACTACATGATACATAA